A part of Deinococcus detaillensis genomic DNA contains:
- a CDS encoding isopeptide-forming domain-containing fimbrial protein, whose amino-acid sequence MRNTLMRKPLAALILALSGAGLAVGGPSQTPAGTVIENRATLDYQPEDLTLPPRTVITPPVKTVITAQCRPSVLPDGTVSNPGQVVSLLPGESGLLRYTLANSGNTDSIFTLSAPQDPASAFPLSDVNIYADYNGSGQIDSGEGPLTSVQLKADQVVPMLVSFKSAAAARGAAYLNLVAACPANEGGAVDNNNIGKVQAEEPPVLSLTKAFGQSVVRPSQEVSVSINAANTGLGTSREVIVTDRLDTPDMIDFRFVSGSASTSAGTIEYTADGNTWATAEPGSVRGVRVRIGSLLPGGILSLNFRLVAPSQVSGSRTNIATLQSLGFNLEARATVEVRYTPKIALGPVNNPEALPGGELSSDDLQTKPLAFLNREICFQHTVKNLGDVNDTISISGQVVKGSATIRLAELDGSAFQQSVALTPGASKSFAACYTPTSSVPPTDGSEALRVLLTATSAQGAAQNQTVDVVTSVTDEVPQLVKSVSPGGVVKQGVQLTYTLKIVNPLSVPLTNVVVTDQLDPNLDFVSADSGGALVNGAVIWKISSIAPKATVNLTLVTQVKAATPDDTIIKNSFTMVSSEFNEPLTSNEVSTTVFGSALIFNKTSSPAEASIGDTITYTFTVTNPSKNATFKRVEIVDTMPIGIQYVPGSSRLDGTPIGDPAVDGQNYTWIVSNLGPGQTAAVTFEALVSPKVGTSVTNTAIANAISSENASQNVGSQTTNRIRALIFEPLCDLVGSVFIDVNRNGTYDKGLDIPMVSARVILANGRTSLTDTQGRYHFATLKEGFWALRLDPSSVYAQNLSLPQDGGLPGSRGVMCRQLTSVDFPLASVAGDIGVIRDTTLKMGSFTVHKQVFTTPEANTYLVQLTLSTPAALGGFTLQDPLPTGATLLDGQNALTFDPLPAGSRAVTYRFRFGGDQKAAVTDPTAEWRY is encoded by the coding sequence GTGCGAAATACCTTGATGCGTAAACCACTCGCGGCGCTGATCCTCGCGCTGAGCGGTGCAGGTTTGGCCGTCGGCGGGCCGAGCCAAACGCCTGCTGGCACGGTTATCGAAAACCGGGCCACGCTCGACTACCAACCTGAAGACCTGACGCTCCCGCCAAGAACAGTAATCACGCCGCCCGTCAAAACGGTGATTACCGCGCAGTGCCGGCCCAGCGTTTTGCCGGATGGCACGGTGAGCAACCCCGGTCAGGTTGTCAGCCTCTTGCCGGGCGAAAGCGGTTTGCTGCGCTACACCCTGGCCAACTCAGGCAACACCGACAGTATCTTTACGCTGAGCGCCCCGCAAGATCCTGCCTCGGCTTTCCCGCTAAGCGATGTCAATATTTACGCCGATTACAACGGTAGCGGCCAAATCGACAGCGGCGAAGGCCCACTCACCAGTGTGCAGCTCAAGGCCGATCAAGTGGTGCCGATGCTGGTCAGCTTCAAGTCTGCTGCGGCAGCACGCGGCGCGGCTTACCTGAATCTGGTGGCAGCTTGCCCGGCCAATGAGGGCGGCGCAGTTGACAACAACAACATAGGCAAGGTGCAGGCCGAGGAACCGCCGGTATTGAGCCTGACCAAAGCTTTCGGTCAATCTGTCGTACGGCCTAGCCAAGAAGTCAGCGTGTCGATCAACGCCGCCAACACTGGGCTAGGCACTTCGCGTGAAGTAATCGTAACGGATCGGCTCGATACGCCCGACATGATTGACTTCCGCTTTGTGAGCGGTTCTGCTTCCACCAGCGCCGGAACCATCGAGTACACCGCCGACGGGAACACCTGGGCCACTGCCGAACCCGGCAGCGTGCGCGGCGTGCGGGTGCGAATCGGTTCGCTCCTGCCCGGTGGAATCTTGAGCCTGAATTTTCGACTCGTTGCACCGAGCCAAGTCTCCGGTAGCCGCACCAACATTGCCACCCTTCAAAGCCTCGGCTTCAACCTCGAAGCTCGCGCCACTGTGGAAGTACGCTACACCCCCAAAATCGCGTTAGGACCAGTCAACAACCCCGAAGCCCTGCCCGGCGGCGAGCTGAGCAGTGACGATCTTCAAACCAAGCCGCTCGCTTTCCTGAACCGCGAGATCTGCTTCCAGCACACCGTCAAAAACCTCGGCGATGTCAACGACACCATCAGTATCAGCGGCCAAGTGGTCAAGGGCAGCGCCACCATCCGCTTGGCCGAGCTCGACGGCTCAGCCTTCCAGCAGTCCGTGGCGCTGACGCCCGGCGCGAGTAAGTCGTTCGCAGCTTGCTATACCCCGACCAGCAGCGTCCCTCCCACCGACGGAAGTGAGGCCCTGCGGGTGCTTCTGACGGCCACCAGCGCTCAGGGCGCAGCCCAAAACCAGACCGTTGACGTGGTCACGAGCGTCACCGATGAAGTGCCGCAGCTCGTCAAGAGCGTTTCGCCCGGCGGCGTGGTCAAGCAAGGAGTGCAGCTCACCTACACCCTCAAAATCGTCAACCCTTTGAGCGTTCCTCTCACCAACGTGGTCGTCACCGATCAACTCGATCCCAACCTTGACTTCGTCTCGGCGGACAGCGGCGGTGCGCTCGTTAACGGTGCAGTGATTTGGAAGATCAGCAGTATCGCTCCCAAAGCGACCGTCAACCTGACGCTGGTGACGCAAGTTAAGGCGGCTACGCCCGATGACACCATCATCAAGAACAGCTTCACGATGGTGAGCAGTGAGTTTAACGAGCCGCTGACCTCCAACGAAGTCTCCACCACCGTGTTCGGCAGCGCCCTGATCTTCAACAAGACTTCTTCTCCCGCCGAAGCATCAATCGGCGACACCATCACCTATACCTTCACCGTCACCAATCCCTCCAAAAATGCCACTTTCAAGCGCGTGGAAATCGTGGATACTATGCCCATCGGCATCCAATACGTGCCGGGTTCCAGTCGCCTCGACGGCACCCCGATTGGTGATCCGGCAGTCGACGGCCAGAACTACACCTGGATCGTCAGCAACCTCGGCCCCGGCCAAACCGCCGCCGTCACGTTTGAGGCTTTGGTTTCGCCGAAAGTCGGCACCAGCGTCACTAACACCGCCATCGCCAACGCCATCAGCAGCGAAAACGCTTCGCAAAATGTCGGCTCGCAAACCACCAACCGCATTCGGGCGCTGATCTTCGAGCCGCTGTGCGACCTCGTCGGCTCGGTCTTCATCGACGTCAACCGCAACGGCACTTACGACAAGGGCCTCGATATCCCGATGGTGAGTGCCCGCGTGATTCTGGCCAATGGGCGCACCTCGCTGACCGACACGCAAGGCCGCTATCACTTCGCCACCCTCAAAGAAGGCTTCTGGGCACTGCGCCTCGACCCCAGCAGCGTCTACGCCCAAAATCTCAGCTTGCCGCAAGACGGCGGACTGCCGGGCAGCCGGGGCGTGATGTGCCGTCAGCTCACCAGCGTGGACTTCCCGCTGGCCTCGGTGGCCGGTGACATCGGCGTGATCCGCGACACCACCCTCAAGATGGGCAGTTTCACTGTCCACAAGCAGGTCTTTACCACCCCTGAAGCCAACACTTACTTGGTGCAGCTGACCCTCAGTACCCCTGCGGCGCTCGGCGGCTTTACCCTGCAAGATCCGCTGCCAACAGGCGCAACCCTGCTCGACGGCCAGAACGCACTGACGTTTGATCCGCTGCCCGCCGGAAGCCGCGCCGTAACCTACCGTTTCCGTTTCGGCGGCGACCAGAAAGCCGCTGTCACTGATCCGACAGCCGAGTGGAGGTACTGA